A region of Scleropages formosus chromosome 2, fSclFor1.1, whole genome shotgun sequence DNA encodes the following proteins:
- the il10 gene encoding interleukin-10 — MFFSSLTCVPLCTVALLLVASAQSRHCTDSCCSFVENFPARLKQLRVSFDEIKQYYQENDELEMALLDENILQEFKSPFGCQAMNEVLRFYLDIVLPTATQKVRQDYSKPIDIIGNIFLDLKKQVIQCRNFFSCKKHLSLDSIMTTYKKMQNKGLYKAMGELDVLFNYIEEYMVSKRKRH; from the exons atgtttttttcatcGTTGACTTGCGTGCCTCTTTGCACGGTGGCACTACTGCTTGTAGCCTCGGCTCAGAGCAGACACTGCACAGATTCCTGCTGCTCGTTCGTGGAGAACTTCCCTGCAAGGCTCAAACAGCTGAGGGTTTCCTTTGACGAGATAAAGCAATACTAT CAAGAAAATGATGAGCTTGAGATGGCGCTGCTAGACGAGAACATCCTGCAAGAGTTTAAA AGTCCCTTCGGGTGCCAGGCCATGAACGAGGTGCTCCGCTTCTACCTGGACATAGTTCTGCCGACAGCGACGCAGAAGGTCCGCCAGGATTACTCGAAACCCATAGACATCATCGGCAACATCTTCCTCGACCTCAAGAAGCAGGTCatccagtgt AGGAATTTCTTCTCCTGCAAGAAACACCTTTCTCTTGACAGCATCATGACTACATATAAAAAA ATGCAGAACAAAGGTCTGTATAAGGCAATGGGAGAGCTGGATGTGCTCTTCAACTACATTGAGGAGTACATggtttcaaaaagaaaaaggcactgA